Proteins encoded together in one Sceloporus undulatus isolate JIND9_A2432 ecotype Alabama chromosome 4, SceUnd_v1.1, whole genome shotgun sequence window:
- the PXMP4 gene encoding peroxisomal membrane protein 4 isoform X2: protein MGAKAMLRTALYALNSLLQQRRYRAALAVLKGFRNGAVYGAKIRAPHALVMTFLFRSGSLGEKLKAIIRATYTHSRNLAYFVFTYKGLMALQLRVQGKKIPFHSFLAACIGGWLVFGENNNINSQINMYLLSRILFGLSRLAVEKGYIPEPKQDPFPLFASLVWGIVLWLFEYHRHTLQPSLQSSMTYLYDDSNVWHDVSDFLVYNKRPAAKQS from the exons ATGGGGGCCAAGGCGATGCTGAGGACCGCGCTCTACGCGCTCAACTCCCTCCTGCAGCAGCGCAGATACCGGGCGGCGCTGGCTGTCCTGAAGGGCTTCCGCAACGGAGCCGT TTATGGAGCAAAAATCCGTGCCCCTCATGCGTTGGTAATGACATTTCTCTTCAGGAGTGGAAG TTTAGGGGAGAAATTGAAAGCCATTATTCGGGCTACTTATACTCATTCCAGAAACCTGGCCTACTTTGTATTCACATACAAGGGTCTGATGGCCTTACAGTTGCGAGTGCAGGGGAAGAAGATTCCTTTTCACTCCTTTCTTGCAGCCTGCATTGGAGGCTGGTTAGTgtttggggaaaataataatattaacagcCAG ATAAACATGTACCTGTTGTCTCGCATCCTGTTTGGTTTGTCTCGACTGGCAGTGGAGAAAGGTTACATCCCAGAGCCAAAACAAGATCCTTTCCCACTCTTTGCTTCCCTGGTTTGGGGGATTGTTCTCTGGCTCTTTGAGTATCACCGACACACTCTACAACCATCATTGCAATCCTCCATGACCTACCTGTATGATGACAGTAATGTCTGGCATGATGTTTCTGACTTTCTTGTATATAACAAAAGACCTGCTGCCAAACAGTCTTGA